From the Labrus mixtus chromosome 17, fLabMix1.1, whole genome shotgun sequence genome, one window contains:
- the kcnv2a gene encoding potassium voltage-gated channel subfamily V member 2 has product MLTHIRARSRSLFPGSRTQAIKESADYLDFCNTFIKPWSSMQDLGRDIYDLYAEYGEEEEEDRRLMSSSHLLLSPTEHFTLNINVGGTVYLLPYRLAAQYPKTRIGRLATYTDHNKKLALCDDYIVQSKEFFFDRDPKIFHNIFNFYRTGVLCIKDELCPRNFLEEINYWGVRIKNSQRCCRISFEERQDELSEQLKIQRQLIAEVEMEENEELFHDMAFGSTRKIIWNLMEKPFSSITAKLMGVASSMFVLISLVAMTLNTVEEMQYKTASGQPSGRFYGEHLETICITFFTLEYLLRLVSTPDIMCFGRSMLNTVDLVAILPHYLQMILEHFEGEDIHPHSGDIENVGRVGKLGQVLRIMRLMRIFRILKLARHSTGLRAFGFTLRQCYQQVGCLLLFIGMGIFVFSAMVYTVEHDVYNTNFTSIPQAWWWAAVSISTVGYGDMVPETNLGRIFAFGCISFGVILNGMPISILYNKFSDYYTQLKSHEYTAVAKARGKLHFARRAAKKFAECCEDSVQPRASGQLRTRFRFTHVH; this is encoded by the exons ATGCTGACCCACATCAGAGCCCGGAGCAGGAGTTTGTTTCCCGGCAGCCGGACTCAGGCCATCAAAGAATCGGCTGACTATCTGGACTTCTGCAACACCTTTATCAAGCCATGGAGCTCCATGCAG gATCTGGGCCGGGACATCTATGATCTTTATGCTGAgtatggagaggaggaggaggaggatcgaCGTCTGATGTCTTCCTCTCACCTGCTGCTCTCTCCAACCGAACACTTCACTCTCAACATCAACGTTGGAGGAACG GTGTACCTCTTGCCCTACAGGTTGGCTGCCCAGTATCCAAAGACAAGGATCGGACGCTTGGCTACATACACAGACCACAACAAGAAGCTGGCCCTGTGTGACGACTACATCGTCCAGAGCAAAGAATTCTTCTTCGACCGCGACCCCAAAATCTTCCACAACATCTTCAACTTCTACAG AACCGGAGTGTTGTGCATTAAAGACGAGCTGTGTCCCCGAAACTTCCTGGAGGAGATAAACTACTGGGGCGTGAGAATCAAAAACAGTCAACGCTGCTGCCGTATCTCCTTCGAGGAGAGGCAGGACGAGCTGAGCGAGCAGCTGAAAATACAGAGGCAGCTGATAGCAGAG gtggagatggaggagaacGAGGAGTTGTTTCATGACATGGCCTTCGGGTCGACCAGAAAGATCATCTGGAACCTGATGGAGAAGCCGTTCTCCTCGATCACCGCCAAACTGATGGGGGTCGCCTCCTCCATGTTCGTGCTGATCTCGCTTGTTGCCATGACGCTCAACACTGTGGAGGAGATGCAGTACAAg acaGCATCAGGCCAGCCCAGTGGCAGATTCTACGGCGAGCACCTGGAGACTATCTGCATCACCTTCTTCACCCTGGAGTACCTGCTGCGCCTGGTCTCCACCCCCGACATCATGTGTTTTGGACGCAGCATGCTGAACACGGTCGACCTGGTCGCCATCCTGCCTCACTACCTGCAGATGATCCTTGAGCACTTTGAGGGAGAGGACATCCATCCTCACTCAGGAGACATCGAGAACGTGGGACGTGTCGGGAAG CTGGGTCAGGTTCTGAGGATCATGCGTCTGATGAGAATCTTCAGGATCTTGAAGTTGGCTCGTCATTCGACGGGCCTCAGAGCATTCGGCTTTACGCTGAGACAGTGCTACCAGCAG gtcggCTGTTTGCTGCTCTTCATCGGTATGGGCATCTTCGTGTTCTCAGCCATGGTGTACACTGTGGAGCACGACGTCTACAACACCAACTTCACCTCAATACCACAGGCATGGTGGTGGGCCGCt GTGAGTATTTCCACAGTGGGCTATGGTGACATGGTCCCTGAGACCAACCTGGGCCGAATCTTCGCCTTCGGCTGCATCTCCTTCGGCGTCATCCTCAACGGGATGCCCATCTCCATCCTCTACAACAAGTTCTCCGACTACTACACCCAGCTCAAGTCCCACGAGTACACGGCCGTCGCCAAGGCCCGGGGGAAGCTGCACTTTGCCCGGAGGGCGGCCAAGAAGTTTGCAGAGTGCTGCGAGGACTCCGTTCAGCCGAGGGCGTCCGGCCAGCTGAGAACCAGGTTTAGATTTACACATGTACACTAA